The following proteins are encoded in a genomic region of Takifugu flavidus isolate HTHZ2018 chromosome 3, ASM371156v2, whole genome shotgun sequence:
- the mus81 gene encoding crossover junction endonuclease MUS81: protein MQASEPARLGRKRTLPSCPNPLFLKWLTELRDQAKEKGQKTQYTYQKAIQSLNKYPLPLRSAKEAKILQNFGDGICKILDEKLQRYYRDNGPDAPIHNLPKGAPPPNSQDNNLDPSAKKNVNGDQDKNGRGGRKKKREYVPQKRSGGYAVLLALFRESQNPGSKGFMFKMELQAEAQQFCDKSFTVPDLGSKYTAWSSVSTLIQKNLVIKTHNPARYSLTEDGLAVAERLDSEHVKKSSTEVDRARNKGENEDDGAEVIDLTGSEDGPDEAHASSEAGNLPDRGKNSQGTSGKPSAGCLLPGTYEIILCVDVIETTGGSHHRKQELVKELQGNGVLFDVRKLNVGDFLWVAREKVSPVPGQLQVPVGRELVLDYIIERKRIDDLCSSIIDGRFREQKFRLKRCGLRKPIYLVELHGNAASHQSLPENTLQQAIVSTQVVDGFFVKRVQDVRESAAYLAIMTRQLTKLYQNRTLVCRSRELEGDQVGQEDRAGIPSCSLISFAEFNHGAVKNKCQTVKEVFARQLMQISGLSGDKAAAILEHYNTPQSLVTAYDHCATDAEKEKLLSCIRYGRLKRNLGPALSRTLYQLYCTPGALS, encoded by the exons ATGCAAGCTTCTGAACCAGCCCGGTTGGGTCGGAAACGCACCCTGCCCTCCTGCCCGAATCCACTGTTCCTCAAGTGGCTAACAGAGCTCCGAGACCAGGCGAAAGAAAAGGGACAGAAGACCCAGTACACCTACCAGAAG GCCATCCAGTCTTTGAACAAGTATCCGCTACCACTCAGGTCCGCTAAAGAGGCAAAGATCCTCCAGAACTTTGGGGACGGCATCTGCAAAATACTGGATGAAAAACTGCAGCGTTACTATAGAGACAACG GTCCAGACGCTCCCATTCACAATTTACCGAAAGGAGCCCCCCCTCCTAACAGCCAGGATAACAACCTGGACCCATCTGCCAAG AAAAATGTAAACGGTGATCAAGATAAAAATGggcgaggagggaggaagaagaagagggagtaTGTACCCCAGAAGAGGTCGGGGGGTTATGCCGTACTTCTTGCTCTCTTCAGAGAATCTCAGAACCCTGGGAGCAAAGGTTTCATGTTTAAAATGGAGCTACAGGCAGAAGCGCAGCAGTTCTGTGATAAGTCCTTCACTGTT CCAGATCTGGGCAGCAAGTATACGGCTTGGTCCTCCGTGAGTACACTGATTCAGAAGAATCTGGTGATAAAGACTCACAATCCTGCAAg ATATTCTCTGACTGAAGATGGTCTGGCAGTGGCAGAGCGACTGGACTCGGAGCATGTAAAGAAATCTAGCACAGAGGTCGACAGAGCTAGAAATAAAGGGGAGAATGAGGACGATGGCGCCGAGGTTATTGACCTCACCGGCAGTGAAGATGGCCCAGACGAAGCCCACGCCAGTAGCGAGGCTGGCAATTTACCCGACCGTGGCAAGAATTCCCAGGGAACGAGCGGAAAGCCCAGCGCAGGCTGCCTCCTCCCCGGAACCTATGAAATCATACTGTGCGTCGACGTCATCGAGACGACGGG CGGCAGCCATCACCGGAAACAGGAGCTGgtcaaggagctgcaggggAACGGCGTGCTTTTTGATGTCCGGAAGCTCAACGTCGGAGACTTCCTGTGGGTGGCTCGAGAAAAGGTTTCACCTGTTCCAG GTCAGCTGCAGGTGCCTGTAGGCAGGGAGCTCGTCCTTGATTACATCATCGAGAGGAAGAGGATAGAcgacctctgcagcagcattatCGACGGCCGCTTCAGGGAACAGAAG TTCCGGCTGAAGAGGTGCGGTCTTCGCAAGCCCATCTACCTGGTGGAACTGCACGGGAATGCTGCCTCCCACCAGAGTTTACCTGAAAACACCCTGCAACAGGCCATAGTCAGCACACAG GTGGTCGACGGCTTCTTCGTGAAGAGAGTCCAGGATGTGAGAGAGTCGGCCGCCTACCTCGCCATCATGACTCGGCAATTGACAAAACTGTACCAG AACCGAACGCTGGTCTGCCGCTCCAGAGAGTTGGAGGGCGACCAGGTTGGGCAGGAGGACCGGGCGGGCATCCCTTCCTGCTCGCTTATTTCGTTTGCCGAGTTTAATCACGGTGCCGTCAAAAACAAG TGTCAAACTGTGAAGGAAGTGTTTGCCAGACAGCTGATGCAGATCAGCGGACTGTCTGGAGACAAAGCGGCTGCCATATTGGAACACTACAACACTCCTCAAAG CCTCGTGACAGCCTATGATCATTGTGCCACtgatgcagaaaaagaaaaattgtTGTCTTGCATCCGATACGGGAGGCTAAAAAG aAACTTGGGTCCGGCACTCAGCAGAACATTGTATCAGCTGTATTGTACTCCAGGAGCTTTGTCGTAG
- the ovol1a gene encoding putative transcription factor Ovo-like 1a, translating to MPRAFLVKKANVSPGKRNWSEVSDHERGDVYIPVSIFPPSVLTTEVEASLAETTPLCLTKSSDARAHAELPSSTTLGQEQSPATLPEEMSGVRRRSPQESPTYIRSKMKVTTGELPAVTAPPALTPTSATPTSNQHAPASKPSPAPVGATMLTRSTAQNQNLSSVTFVCQVCQKVFLHQRMLNRHVKCHSDTKRHLCSFCGKGFNDTFDLKRHVRTHTGVRPYKCTLCEKAFTQRCSLESHMKKIHSITQTYAYKERRNKLYVCEECGHTSASQDDLLVHLHLLHPNSHLLKGKTARRTGGGGKPALTSALESPQSAESDISSGSTEQ from the exons ATGCCGAGGGCTTTTTTGGTGAAGAAGGCAAACGTTTCGCCGGGAAAGCGGAACTGGAGCGAGGTGTCTGATCATGAACGCGGAGACGTCTACATCCCAG tctccatcttccctccatccgtccTGACAACGGAAGTGGAGGCCAGCCTGGCAGAGACCACGCCGCTATGCCTCACCAAGAGCTCCGATGCACGAGCGCATGCCGAGCTGCCGTCCAGCACCACGCTGGGACAAGAGCAGAGCCCAGCCACTCTGCCCGAGGAAATGtcaggggtgaggaggaggtcgCCCCAGGAGAGCCCGACCTACATCCGATCCAAAATGAaa GTAACTACAGGTGAGCTACCAGCTGTTACTGCCCCTCCCGCTCTCACTCCCACCTCCGCAACACCCACCTCCAACCAGCACGCCCCTGCCTCAAAGCCCAGCCCTGCGCCAGTGGGCGCCACCATGTTGACCAGGTCGACGGCTCAAAATCAAAATTTATCATCGGTGACGTTTGTGTGCCAG GTGTGCCAGAAGGTCTTCCTACACCAGCGAATGTTGAACCGACATGTCAAATGTCACAGCGATACAAAGAGacacctctgcagcttctgtgGAAAAGGCTTCAACGACACCTTCGACCTCAAGCGTCatgtacgcacgcacacag GGGTCCGTCCTTACAAATGTACCCTTTGTGAGAAGGCCTTCACCCAGCGCTGCTCACTTGAGTCCCATATGAAGAAGATCCACAGCATCACCCAGACGTATGCCTACAAGGAGCGCCGCAACAAGCTGTACGTGTGCGAGGAGTGCGGCCACACGTCGGCCTCTCAGGATGATCTGCTCGTGCACCTGCACTTGCTTCATCCCAACAGTCACCTGCTGAAGGGGAAGACGgccaggaggacaggaggaggaggaaaacctgCTTTGACCTCAGCACTAGAGTCTCCACAAAGTGCTGAAAGTGACATTTCCAGCGGATCAACAGAGCAGTAG
- the cmasa gene encoding N-acylneuraminate cytidylyltransferase A, translating into MASRKRRLQGDNGKPCKLSKTDRPPVHRHVAALILARGGSKGIPLKNIKMLAGVPLIGWVLRAAVDSEMFDSIWVSTDHTDIENVAKAWGAKVHRRSPEVSKDSSTSLETIQEFVTSHPEVDVVCNIQATAPCLHPFHLKEALEMITQHGFDSVFSVVRRHQFRWQEIKKGSGELTKPFNLDPANRPRRQDWNGELCENGSFYFTTRDLIINKGLLQGGKVTYYEMLPEYSVDIDVDIDWPVAEQRVLRYGYFGRVTPEVVRLMFCRVSGCLTDGQIFVSAKGAEMVSFNIRDITGIRMLQEEKVEVVLLTSTEDPVVQAPADNLAKSLGCQVVQVGGEPMDDLLPMVEKRELQWKDVAYMGNDKPDVKVLNLAGLSAVPSDAPVVAINAAKYTCHSLGGKGAMREFAEHIVLQKQKAKSQMNQDRIDNSSF; encoded by the exons ATGGCTTCCAGAAAAAGACGCCTGCAGGGTGATAACGGTAAACCCTGCAAGTTGTCCAAGACGGATCGTCCACCGGTCCATCGACACGTAGCTGCCTTGATTCTGGCGAGAGGCGGAAGTAAAGGGATTCCtttgaaaaacattaaaatgttggcCGGAGTTCCGCTCATCGGATGGGTTCTGAGAGCCGCAGTGGATTCTGAAATGTTTGACAG CATATGGGTATCAACGGATCATACTGATATTGAAAATGTGGCAAAAGCCTGGGGGGCCAAGGTGCACCGCAGAAGTCCTGAAGTCTCCAAAGACTCGTCTACTTCTTTGGAGACCATCCAAGAGTTTGTCACGTCACACCCAG AGGTGGATGTGGTGTGTAATATTCAGGCTACTGCGCCGTGTCTCCATCCGTTCCATCTAAAGGAAGCCCTGGAGATGATCACTCAACACGGCTTCGATTCAGTCTTCTCAGTGGTCAGGAGGCATCAGTTCCGCTGGCAGGAGATCAAGAAAGGAT CTGGTGAGCTGACCAAGCCGTTCAATCTGGACCCAGCCAACCGCCCACGCCGTCAGGACTGGAATGGAGAGCTCTGTGAGAATGGTTCATTTTACTTCACCACCAGAGACCTGATAATTAACAAAGGACTTCTGCAG GGTGGAAAGGTAACGTACTACGAGATGCTGCCGGAGTACAGCGTGGACATAGACGTGGACATTGATTGGCCTGTGGCAGAACAGAGGGTTCTCAG ATATGGGTACTTTGGACGAGTGACGCCAGAGGTGGTTCGCTTGATGTTCTGCAGAGTTTCTGGATGTTTAACGGATGGTCAGATCTTTGTTTCCGCAAAGGGCGCGGAGATGGTCTCCTTTAACATCAGAGACATCACGGGCATCCGCATGCTGCaagaggagaaagtggag GTGGTGCTGTTGACCTCCACAGAGGACCCAGTCGTCCAGGCGCCAGCTGACAATCTGGCGAAGAGCCTGGGCTGCCAGGTGGTGCAGGTGGGAGGAGAGCCGATGGATGATTTGCTTCCGATGGTGGAGAAGAGGGAGCTGCAGTGGAAGGACGTGGCGTACATGG GTAATGACAAACCCGACGTCAAGGTTCTGAATCTAGCAGGTTTGAGCGCAGTACCAAGTGACGCTCCCGTGGTCGCTATCAATGCAGCAAAGTACACGTGTCACAGTCTCGGAGGAAAGGGGGCGATGAGGGAGTTTGCCGAACACATAgtcctgcagaaacagaaagcAAAATCCCAGATGAACCAGGACCGCATTGACAACAGCAGCTTTTAA